Proteins co-encoded in one Arachis hypogaea cultivar Tifrunner chromosome 11, arahy.Tifrunner.gnm2.J5K5, whole genome shotgun sequence genomic window:
- the LOC112723857 gene encoding probable purine permease 11, whose translation MLETFKWWIRIPIYVIFLIAGQAAATLLGRFYYCEGGNSKWMATLVQSSGFPLLIPLLFYFSPTKCDHNNGTNDNSTNNTITKKYPTKSKVSTLTLIYIGFGLIATGTNLLYSYGLFYLPVSTYSLLCATQLAFTALFSYSINSQKFTPPIFNSVILLTASAALLAINTEDVDWRHKPYDNYFIIGFFCTIFASAAFSFCLSMVQLSFEKQLIKGGTFYAVLEILFYQSFVATCACVVGVFASGEWTTLNNEMKNFKQGSFSYVMTLLWIAVSWQVTSVGMVGLVMEVSSLFANLIATLTLPVVPIFAVFIFHDKMDGDMIVSLLLAVWGFLSYIYQHYLDDRKAKVHNVEGVC comes from the exons ATGTTGGAAACTTTTAAATGGTGGATTCGTATACCCATTTACGTAATATTTCTCATAGCAGGCCAAGCCGCAGCTACCCTTCTGGGAAGGTTTTACTATTGTGAAGGTGGCAATAGCAAATGGATGGCAACACTTGTTCAGTCTTCAGGATTCCCATTACTAATTCCATTACTCTTCTATTTCTCACCTACCAAATGCGACCACAATAACGGCACCAATGACAATAGCACCAACAACACCATCACAAAAAAGTATCCCACGAAATCCAAAGTTTCCACCTTAACACTCATCTACATAGGTTTTGGCTTGATTGCAACAG GTACCAACTTGTTGTATTCATATGGGCTATTCTATCTACCTGTTTCAACCTATTCTTTACTATGTGCAACCCAATTGGCTTTCACGGCACTATTCTCTTACTCCATTAATTCCCAGAAATTCACGCCACCTATTTTCAATTCCGTGATACTTCTGACGGCGTCTGCTGCCTTGCTTGCTATCAACACTGAAGATGTCGATTGGAGACACAAGCCGTACGATAACTACTTCATAATTGGATTCTTCTGCACCATTTTCGCATCTGCTGCATTCTCCTTTTGCCTCTCCATGGTGCAGCTCTCTTTCGAGAAGCAGCTCATCAAAGGGGGCACATTCTATGCGGTGTTGGAGATTCTAttctaccaatcatttgttgccaCGTGTGCTTGTGTAGTGGGGGTGTTCGCAAGCGGGGAATGGACGACTCTAAACAATGAGATGAAGAACTTCAAGCAGGGGAGCTTTTCTTATGTGATGACTCTGCTTTGGATTGCTGTGTCGTGGCAAGTAACATCAGTGGGTATGGTGGGTTTGGTTATGGAGGTATCTTCGTTGTTCGCAAATCTTATAGCCACTTTGACTTTGCCTGTGGTTCCCATTTTCGCTGTTTTCATCTTCCATGATAAGATGGACGGTGACATGATTGTGTCCTTGTTGTTGGCAGTTTGGGGATTTCTTTCTTATATATATCAGCATTATCTTGATGACCGAAAAGCTAAGGTTCATAATGTTGAAGGAGTTTGTTAA